The Lewinellaceae bacterium nucleotide sequence CACGCCTTCTTCCGTCAGTCTCGGATAGGCTTTCAACATTTTCCCCGTAGCCGCCGAACCGGTGAAAGTCACCACATCCTGGGTTTGAGTTCCTTCCAGGATCCCTACGCCGCTGCCCTGCAACAACTGCAGTGCACCTTCAGGTAATATCCTGGAATCGATGATGTCACGTACCATGGCTTCAGTGAGAAAGGAAGACAATTCCGACGGTTTGACCACAGCAGGCATGCCTGCCAGCAAATTCACGGCTATTTTTTCCAGCATCCCCCATATTGGAAAATTGAAGGCATTGATGTGAACAGCAATTCCGTGACGCGGGGTCATGATATGACGACCGATGAAGGTACCCTGCTTGGATAAATTGGCCATTTCCCCATCCACGTACACCTTACTGTCAGGAAATTGACGACGCAGGCTCGCATAAGCAAAAACCGTCCCGATGCCCCCGTCGATATCGATCCAGCTATCGGTTTTGGTGGCCCCTGTTTTATAACTTACCGGGTAGTAACTTTTCCGCAACCCGTGCAAATGAATAGCCAGTTTTTTTAGCATCAATCCACGTTCCAAAAAAGTCATCTTCCTCAGAGCCGTACCTCCTGTTTTGCGGCCATAATCCATAATGGCTCCAAAATCGAGCCCTTCAGTACCTGAAGTACCTATCAATTCACCGGTAATGGCGTTGAACTGAGGAATGCCTTCCCCTGTATGATCCGTCCACTTTCCCTGGATATAGTGCTGTAATTTCATTATTATTTGGTTATTATTTTCTACGAATGGTCGTTCGTTTACCAAAGGTAAGGATTTGTTTCTTATGCAAAAAAAATCCCGACAATTGTCTAAGGAACCAATTGTCGGGATACAGAGAAAAATTACTTTAAACTATTACATTTAGTCTTTAACCTTTCTCACGGTCTTTCTACACAAACTTCGGCATAAATACGTGCGGCCTGAATCAGTCCGTCTTCGGTATGTTCAATTTCACCGGCACCCACAAGTTCCGCTAAATCTGCGCAATCTTCGAAATATTTAGCCAATCCTTTTTTGAACAACAAAAACGGCGTACTCGAAGTAGATGTGGGAGCGGGTTCTCCTTTTTTCAATAAGGCAAATTCAACTTTTTTATCCCCTAATTGATCATCAAAAGGATAATATTTAAACAACTGGATTCGTGGTGAATCATAGATCACTTCGAGCAGGTGTTTCCCTGCCATTTTGTTTCCTTTGGCACCGGGCGTAAAATCCATCACTTTAAAAGATCTTCCATTAAAGGCAAACCCCTGAATTTCAGAAGGATCTAAAGTGTTGGCAACCTCCTTTCCATCTACCTTATAGTTGAAAATAATATTACCCTTAGGTCCGAAAACAAGATCATTTCCATCTTCAGTATTGACAATAACATCTCCTTCTATTTCATCACCATTGGCCAATACAAGTGTCCCTGTCATACTCGCACTATCTTCCTCATCCTCTTCCGGAGCGGCCACGTCAATGTTATTACTCGGTGGAGTGGCTGATGCTACATCAATGGCGAAGTGGCGGGAAGTAACGCCATTCAACTCAAAGGATTTTTTCAGCTGTTCAATTTTGTCGACATGTCTTTTGACCGCACCGTCTTTATAGTCAATTTCAATACATTGTTTGGCGTATTTTTCCGCATTTTCCAAATCGTCCATCCAATAGTAGGCTATGGCCAGATTATATAAACAAGCATAACGAACCTTTTTAAGGTTTTTATCATCGACAGGATATTTATCATAATTCATCCAGAAATCGATGGCAGGTTTTAAATCTGTAGCAAGGGCTTCAGCGGGGGCGTCGGCTTTTACTTTTTCAAAGGCAGCTTTGGCTGTTTCATACGCTTGCAGGAAAGATTCATCTTCAAATTTTTTGGTCACCTTAAGTTCTTCCCGCTCGCTTCTGGCAAGATAACCGTATAAATAATTGATGTCTCCGTTAACAGAATTTACCGCATTCCTGACATAGGAAGCTGCGCTGCTATTTACTTTGCTCAACCTCCTATTCTTCCAGTCTTCATAAGCCTTGGAATAGGTATTGAAAGAACCACCTTTGATTTTTTCTATATCTTTTGCGTCCGTAACATAAGTCTCGTGAAGCAGGTTACCATGATAATCGTACACCATGTATTTCACAGGAATATAGTAATGGTATTCCATATAATAACTCGTGGTTTTGGAAACTTTCCCATCTTTGGACTTACTTTCGGTTACCTTCGTTGCCATTTCGTTTTTCACGACGCGGGCATTTCCTACCGACACATTAACGCGCACATGGGCATTTCCGTTAACTTTTTTGAAGCCACCCAGGTTGATATTTTTTTCCAATCCGGCTTGTGTCAGATTCCCACTTTCAAAAATGGAATGTCCGTTCACATAACCGCTGCCGTAGAAATTGACTTTGTAAGTGGTGAATTCGTTGTCCAATGGTTTTGCAGGTAATTGAGTGTAGGCAATGTCAAATTTTTCGTTCTTAATTTTCTGGGCTGAAAGCTGGAAGTTAAGACAAAACAAGGCTGCCATAAGCAGTGTAATAATTTTGCTTTTCATAAGTCTAATTTTGTTAATTAATAGAATTTTTCAATTGTTTTATTGGGTAAAGAGCGCTAACAATTTACCAAATCGGCACAAATATAATTAAAAAAATGACAAATAAAAAGTTAATAACTAATTTGATTTCACTTCTACCTTATCACCCGATCTACAGCTCCTTGATTTTTGAAATCAATTCCCCGAAGCAATTATTTTTTGACCATTCTACCTAAATATTTTCTTCAAACTCACCTTCTGCCCCGTCGTAACATCCTCATTTTTAAACACACGAGAGGCCAACCAAAGCGCAATTACCGCGTAAGCCAATACCGAAGCCGCCACCACGCTGATGAGCACAACATCATATGTGCCTTTGAGTACTGCCCCTAAAGCCAGGGCGATGTTCAACATAGGAATCAAGGCCGTTGTCATCGATAATTCCATGCCCGGCATCTGTGACAGCACTGCCGGAATGATGATCACCATCATCATGGGCGACACATAACTTTGTGCTTCTTTATAGGAATTGGCCAACTGTACCACCGCCAGCGTAAGTGCCGCCAGGAAAATCGTCGTCAGAAAAACGATGAGGCCGATCCACAACCACCCTTGGGTTGAGATGCTGAGGGTGAAAGACCCCAGCTCATCCCCGGCCATCAATTTAACCTGGATGAACATGGCCACCATCAAACTCAGCACGTTCATGATGGCAGAAATGAGGCCGATGGTGAACACCGCCAGGAATTTTCCGGCAATGATTTCTTCCACCTTAATGGGCGCGGTAAAAAGGGTCTGCAAGGTCTTGCGCTCCTTCTCTCCCGAGGTAATGTCGATGGCAATATAAACACAGCCGACAAAAATGAAGATTAGCAACAGCATGGGCAAAAAGGAGCCGAGGATCTTCCCGGCAATCTGTTCGTCCGATGCCAGATTGACCTCCTGAATTTCAACCGGGTGGATGAAATCAGGATCCAGGCCCCGTTCTGCAAGTCTTTGCTGGATGATCTGCTCTTCATAGGTTTTGATCATCCCAACAATCTGTCGCTTACGGATGCTTACCAGGTCCTTCGAATCGTCGTAAAATATTTCCACATTTATGGTTCCCGCCAACTCACTATTTTCGGTGATTTGCAATCCAATGGTGGTTGACAAAGTATCAATCATCTCCCGGGTAAAGGGAATTTTCTGAACATTGAGGTTGGGCATTGCCTCCAGCGACTTGACTATTGGAGCATCCCCTGCTTCCGGGTTGACCAGCAGGGTGACCTTTTCTTCGGCCATTTTCACCTGTTGACTTTGTCCTACTTTTCCGATGAGCGTAAAAAGCACAGGATAAGTAAAAAACGGCAACAGGATGATGAGATAGATCATACGTTTGTCACGCAAAACCTCTTTGATCTCTTTTTTGAATATGGTGGTAATGATATTTTTTCTCATGGTTGATTTTTTATTGTAAAGGAGCGGAAACCAAACTAAAAAAGGCCTCTGCAAGGGTACTTTTTCCGGTCACATTTTTGGCTTCGGAAATGGTACCATAATGCCTGAGACCTCCTTCATGAATAATGGCAATGCGGTCACATAGCCTTTCCACTTCATCCAGGTGATGGGTGGAAAAGATGACTGTTTTCCCTTCTTCTTTCGCCATTTTCCGGATAAACTGAAGGATAAATTCGCTGGCCATTATATCGAGTCCGGTAGTAGGCTCATCGAGTATCACTACACTTGGATCATGCACCAGGGTGCGGACGATAGAAACCCTTTGTTTTTGCCCGGTCGATAATTTTTCACAATAACGATCCTTAAAATCATTGATTCCGAATACCTCGGCGAGGCGTTCGATACGGTCTTTCAATTCTTTGGGCGGCACTTCGTACAAGGTTCCGAAATACTGGAGTAGTTCCAGAGGTTTCAACCGCCTGTAAAGATCCATATCGCCTGTGAGGAATCCAAGGGATTTGCGGGCGTTGATCTTTTGGGTTTTCATGGAATTCCCATTAATGAATGCATCCCCTTCGGTAGGCGTCAACAATCCGGAGAGCATTCTCAAGGTTGTCGTTTTACCGGCTCCATTGGGTCCCAGCAATCCGAATATCTCGCCGGATTTGACCTCGAAACTAAGATCATTCACGGCACGCAACTGTTCGAAATCCTTGGAAAGATTACGCGCTTCAATTTGTACTTGCATAAAATTGGACATTTGTTAATTAGTTCGGTGCCTAAAATAATAATCCGCTGACGAGCAGATGAAATTTATCGACAAAATAAAGGTTAAAGTTGATGGGGAATGCAGGAATTAAATTCATCTGTTTATTTTTACGCAAAAAACAAACTTATGCAAAGAAGACAATTTGGAAAAAAGATGGCCACAGCCCTCCTGGCCGGAAGTTTGATCAATCCAGGGAGTGTTTTTGCAAAAGGCACCCAGAGCAAGTATAAAAAAGTAGTAAAGCCTGCAAAACTCAAACCAGGGGATACCATTGGCCTGATTACTCCAGGAAGTTATATTTCTGATGAGGGACTGGAAAAAGCGGTTAAGAATGTTGAATCGCTGGGATTTAAAGTAAAGCTCTCAAAAAATATCCGCGCCCGGCGAGGCTTCAATGCCGGTACTGACCTGGAACGATTACTCGATCTGCATACCATGTTTGTAGACAAAGAAGTGGCAGGAATATGGTGCGCCCGCGGCGGATATGGATGCACAAGGTTATTGCCTTACATCGATTACAACCTGATCAAAAAACACCCGAAAGCGCTCATCGGGTACAGCGATATCACGGCCCTGCTGAACGCCATTTATCTCAAAACGGACCTCGTTGGTTTTCACGGCCCCGTAGGTGCTTCGGAATTGACAGATTACACCAAAGAAAATTTCCTGGCCGTTTTGGTCGAAGGGAAAGCCAGCCATGTCATCCAGCTTTCGGAGAACAACAAAACCAATGAAGATACCGCCTACCATGCCCGGCAAATTCGCTATGGAAAAGTGGAAGGCAGGTTGATCGGAGGCAACCTTTCTCTGCTCGCTTCCATGTCCGGAACAGAATGGGAACCGGATTACAAAGATACCATCACCTTCATTGAAGACGTAGGCGAAAAACCCTACCGCATAGATCGTATGCTTACTCAACTCAGCCAAACCGGCAATTTCAAAGAAGCTGCTGCACTGGCTTTGGGTATTTTCAATGACTGTGGGGCGCCCAAAGAGGAGGATTCCCTCTCCCTGGATGAAACCATAAATGGTTACTTGAGCGAACTCACTCTGCCAAGCTTTTACGGGCTTTCATTCGGGCATATCAAGGATCAGTGTACATTACCGGTTGGCATCATGGCCGAATTGGATACCAGGTTGCAGACGCTTACCCTGATGGAAGAAGCGGTGGAAACAAAAGACTAAAGACTAAAGGCTAAAGATTAAAGATTAAAGTAGGTTCAAGTTTAGCGCAGTTGAAAGGAGTGAAATCCCGTGCAAGTAATGCCGGGGCGAAATACCGTACCGCAGGTCGGGAGTGTTCAAATTGTATTAGGGCGGGGTTGTTCAATTAGGTACGTCATGAGAACGATTTGGACTTTAAATACTGTGAGTATTGGATTTACGGTGTAATCATGCTTATTTTTGCGGCGAATTTTAAAACCTAACCATTTTTCAACCAAAAAAAATCGATCATGCCTAAAGCGAATCAGCATGTAGAAATCTATCATGATGAGTTGGACGATTACATGAGCAGAAAAAAAGCTGCCGTGGATCTTCAAACATACATCGGCAAACTGCTCGTTGACAAATCTGTCGAACTGGTCCTTTTCAGGAATCAAATTACGGACATTACCATAAGTGACCTTTTACGGTTACACAAATATGCGCGGGAGGTGGTCCAAAAAGAAATAAGCATTTTTGACTCTTCGGCATTAGCCAAAGATATCTTTGAAATGAACCTCGCACCGGCGAAGATAGATATCGGTAAACTGGCAAGCGAATGGGCCTCAGAAAAAGACAACCATGCTTCTCGTAAAGATTTTCTGCACGACAAACTCAACCACTGCCTCGTCGAGAACAGCCATCCTTTTGTGCCGAGAGATGTGGTGCTGTTCGGGTTCGGTCGTATCGGAAGACTCGCCGCCCGCGAGCTCATCCGCCAGGGCGTGGGACAACAATTGAGACTCAGGGCTATTGTTCTGCGTAGCGTTGATGAAAAGTCGATCAAAAAAAGAGCCGACCTTTTCGAAAATGATTCTGTACACGGACCTTTTAAAGGCTCCGTTGAAATAGATTATGAAAATATGTGCTTACTGATCAATGGACAGCGCATATACATTATTGCCTCTACCGATTCATCTACTATTGACTATACGGCCTATGGTATCAAAAATGCCCTGGTCATCGATAATACCGGCGCTTATACTACTGCAGAAACGCTGAAGATTCACACCCAGGCCAAAGGGGTCGATATGGCTTTACTCACCGCTCCAGGATCCGGTATGCCCAATATCGTGTATGGCATCAATCACAAAGAACTGGACAGAGAAAATACCACGCTCTACTCCGCTGCCAGTTGTACCACCAATGCCATCAGTCCGGTACTCAAGGTGATCAATGATCATTTGGGCATTATCAAAGGACATGTGGAGACCATCCACGCTTACACCAACGACCAGAATCTGCTCGACAATATGCACAAAAAGCCCCGGCGGGGAAGGTCAGCGGCAATCAACATGGTGATTACCTCCACCGGAGCGGGGAAGGCCGTCGCAAAAGTTATTCCTGAGCTCGAAGGAAAACTAACCGCCAATGCCGTGCGCGTCCCTACACCCAATGGTTCACTGGCTATTTTGAATCTCGATATTGAAAAAACCACGACTAATGAAGAGGTGCTGGCCATCATGAAAGCCGCAGCATTAAAAGGTAACCTGGTCAACCAGATCTATTATTCCATCAGTGAAGAGCTGGTATCCAGCGATATCATCGGCAACGATTGCTGTGCCGTTTTTGACAGCCCGGCAACACTCGTCTCCCCTTCAGGAAAAAATATCATCCTGTACGTTTGGTACGACAATGAATTTGGATACACCAAACAAGTGATTCGCCTGGCGAAGTACATTGCCAAGGTGGGCAGGAATATTTATTATTAAGTCGTTACGAAGGTGGAATTAAAAGTGTTCAAAAAAAATTAAACGCAAGGTGCGCTGAGGTTGCGCAATGGCCGCAAATGGAATATACCGCATCAACGGTCGGGAGTGTTCGTTGCGGACCTTGCGCCTTCTTTGCGCCCATTGCGGTTAAGTTTTTGTTTTTCACTTGCTCTTTTATTCACAATTACCTACCGTTTCGGTTTATACTTCGATCGTTCCAGCATAGCCTGTGCATCCCGCATTTCGATGAGCTCGTACATGGTGGTTTGAGGGTTGAGGCGCATATATTTTTTTACGATCTGCCAGCCCAGCCAGTTGGCCGTCCTGCCGGGGGCGACATCGGGCATTCCCGGCGAATTGGGGCTTGGCGTTACATACTTTTTGATCTTTGACCAGTCGGTCGAATAAAGAAGGTCCTCCGAAAGAAAGAAGGTCCACATATCGTATTCGTTGTTTTTCATCCAATCCACCTGTTCCTGCGTCATTTCCAGTTTTATACTATCGGCCGTATAAGGGAACAGGTGATCCATGATGTAAAGTTTTTTTCCGTTATGGACCATCAGGTCGATCAGCCGGTTATCGGCGGGGGCTTCCCCGCAAAGATCCTCCACCAGGGGGCGAAGTGCTTTGGTGACCATATGCTCTTTGGTAAATGACCTGGTGAGGTAGTTTGAAAAAGAAGGATTGCCCTGGTTGTATTGAAAATAGGGGTAATCAGCCCCGAGGAAAAAATCCAGCCCGACCGCCAGGGAATTATCTCCAAAAATAAACGCCGCGTAACTATACTCAGAAACAAAAATCGTTACATCAGGAGTAGCCAGGTCAGGAAAATAATACTTGAGGAACCGAAAAGCCTGTTCAAAAGATCTCTCCTGGGCGCTCATATCGTTATACACCACCAAACAAGTATCAAAGAGGTGGCGTACTGTTGGAAATTCGAGAAAACCCTTCACATAAGCTTCATGGCCATCGGGAGCGACTTTGGGATTTTTAGATTCCAGGATCTTTTCGAAATATACCGCGCTAAATTCAGGATACTTTTCTTCGAGAGCCGCTAATCCCGGGGCGATGTTATTGGTATCCAGGGCAAAAAGATCCTTGTCAAACCGTTTCAATTTGACAGAAATGTCAATGTCAGACACGTCGGGAACATCTTCTTTGTATTCCCTGGAACACGCGAATAAACCCATGACAATAAAAACAAAATAAAAATAGTTCTTTTTAAAACTCATATTGGTAAAACGTATGATTTATTGATTCAAGGATTAACTTTGCAGCATTTATTAAGCTTAATAAAAACTAACAGACCATGAAGAAAATTGTAATGCTCGGGCTCATTTTTTTATTTATTCAAAATCTCAACGCCCAGGGTGATATCAGATTTGGTTTTCAATTGTCACCGGCAGTTTCCTGGTTGACTACGGATAATAGCAAAATAAATTCCAGCGGACCTAATATTGGTTTGAAATTAGGCCTGAACGGAGAATATTACTTCAGAGATAATTACGCCTTCACCAGTGGGATCGGTTTCCATTTCAACTCCGGCGGAACCCTTTTACACCAATATGGCGGAACCTATTGGACGAAAACCGACCTCCCCACCGGCCTGGATACCATGAGCAACGATGTAAAACTAAAATATTCTATCCAATATGTAGAGATTCCTTTTGGTTTAAAAATGAGAACCAAAGAATTTGGTTTCCTAAGATATTTCATCGACCCGGCCATCACCCTTGGATTCAAAACCCAGGCGAGAGGGAAAATTACAGATAGTGGAAAGGTCGGCGCGGAAGATGAAAAATACGATATTCGCCCTGAAGTCAACGGAATCAACCTTTGCTGGGGACTTACCGGCGGCGCCGAATACAATATCGGAGAAAACAGCAGCCTGGTTTTCGGGCTGGGCTTTCAAATGGGTTTTACCGACCTGACTGATGACAACGGCACCGTTTTTGATCCCGAAAAGGGCAACCGCAAAGAAAATTCCAAAGGATTGTTCAGAAGCATCGTACTCAAACTGGGCGTGATGTTTTAACGAACACTCCCGACCTGGAGTACAGGAACCTGTCCTCGGCATATAATACCGGGATTTCGCCCCGCTCAATTTGAACAATTTGAACAAATTGAACAACTTGAACACTCCCGACCTGCGGTACGGGATGAACACTAAAAACCCATCGAACCATTATTAAGATAAAAAAACCTAATCAATGGATTTAAGTAAAAAGTTAGACGCCTTTATCGATGAGGCCCTGCAGGAAGATATTGGCAACGGTGACCACACCTCTCTGGCCTGTATTCCCAAGGATAAAAGAGACCATGCTCGCTTACTGGTAAAAGATTCAGGAGTCATCGCAGGTGTGGAAGTAGCCAAACGGATCTTTGAAAAAGTTGATCCGTCCTCACGCTTTGAAGTATTGATAAAAGACGGGAGCAATGTTGACTTCGGGGATGTTGTTTTTGAAGTGGAATGTAATACCCAGGCCTTGCTCAAAGCAGAACGTCTGGCCCTGAATACCATGCAACGCATGAGCGGGATTGCTACCCTGAGCAACCGTTTTGTATTTGAAGTGGAAGATTTGCCGGTAAAATTGCTCGACACCCGGAAAACCACTCCCCTTATTCGTTTCCTCGAAAAATGGGCCGTCCGCCTGGGGGGATGTACCAACTATCGGGATGGTTTATACGACCGGTTTATGGTCAAAGACAATCATATTGACGCCTGTGGCAGTATTGAAAAAGCGATTGAAAAAATACTGGAATATAAAAAGACCCATAACCTGGATCTTCCGATTACCGTTGAGGTGCGCAACCTGGTTGAGCTGCACGAGGTGTTGAACGTAGGGCATATCGACCGGATCATGCTCGATAATTTTGAATTGCCGCTGATGAAAGAAGCCGTGGAAACCGTCGCGGATCGTTACGAGGTGGAAGCTTCCGGCGGGATCACCATCCACAAAGTCCGTGAAGTAGCCAAAACCGGCGTTGATTTCATTTCCATAGGGGCCCTGACCCATTCGGCGACCAGCCTGGATATGAGCCTGAAGGTGGTGAAATAACCCTTTTTGTTCACAGGGCTTGCCGGACGGTATGTTCCCGACTAACATTATTTCCTAAAATCATATTTTCGAAATTCGTTAATCGACGTTCCTGGTTTAGTTTTCGGATATCTTTCCCAAAACTCCAAACAAGGAACCTCGATTGACGATTTTAGGGACCTTGCACTTGAGCAACCAGGGTTCCGCCCCTCCTCCTTGCTCTCTCCATACAAGTTCCCGGCTCATGCTATACCCGGATAATGACTAACTGTTATCCAGAATAAAAGGGTCACGGCCACAATCAATAACCAAAACCGGATATCTCTGCTAAAGCTCTTTTTTTCTGAAATCATGTTGTTGTTGTGTTCGTTTATTATAAATTTGTTTTATCAATAGCGCTCAGCAATAATGCCTTTATTCATTAGGATTTTAGGCCCGCATAAGGTAAATTACCCGGGAAAAATTATTACTGCCTGACAGGGTATCCGAAAGCGATATGGAGTGTTTTACCTTTTCGCTGTTTCGGCTGAAAAAAGGGCGAAAACGAAATTTGAACAAACGCTGAGCATACTACCTAATTCAAAAAGGATGCCAGTTTTTTTCAAATGGCTAATATCAAGTTAAAATGAAACATCTTTCCCTCACCTTCGCCTGCGTATTTTTACTCTCCGCATTTTTTGCCAACGCACAGGAATACGATCAAACGCTTAGGGGGATAGTAAGAGATGCCGACACCGGGCAACTGCTTGAAGGCGTGAGTATTTTTCTTGAAGGAACCGATCGTGGCTGCATCACCGATAGCCTCGGAGCCTTCAGGATGGATGATATTTCCATCGGGCGTTATAGCCTGAGTATTAGCTTTATCGGGTATCAAACCATTGAATTGAGTCCCGTCATTTTAGATTCCGGGAAAGAAACGGTTTTGGAGATCAGCCTGGAAGAGACCGCTTCACTGCTCCAGTCTGTCGTCGTGAGTGCTCCACAGAGTAAAACGACCACCCAATGTCCTACGGTATCGGTGCTCACTAATGAAGAGACCCTGAGATTTCCGGCCACCTTTGATGACCCCGCCCGCCTCGTTATGTCTTTGGCCGGAGTGGCAGGAGATAACGACCAGGCCAACGGTTTGTCCATAAGAGGCAATTCGCCCAACGGGATGCAATGGCAACTGGAAGGACTTGAAATCGTCAACCCCAACCATACCCCCAATGCCGGTACTTTCAGCGACAGGATCACCCAAAACGGCGGCGGCGTAAACATCCTCAGCGTGCAATTACTCGACGCTTCATACTTTTACAAAGGCGCTTTCCCTTCCGAATTCGGCAATGCCCTATCCGGCATCATGGACATGAAACTGAGAAAAGGCAACGACCAGACCCATGAATTCACGGGGCAGGCGGGCCTCATCGGTATAGAAATGGCTTCAGAAGGTCCGCTGCCGACGCAAGGAGGCTCCTACCTCGTCAACTACCGTTATTCAACCGTAGGATTGCTGCAAAAACTGGGACTGGAGCTCGGCGACGAAGCCATCAGCTTCCAGGATCTGTCATTCAATGTCAATATTCCCCTTGGCAAAACGGCACAAAGCACCCTTTTCGGAATGGCCGGAGTCAGTGACAATTTCTTTAAAGCAAAGCGAGATTCGAGCCTCTGGTTATTCACCAAGGACGGATTTGACATCAACTTCACCTCCCGTATGGGCGTTTTGGGCAGTACGCTTTCGGTGCCTCTCGGAAAAAAGAGTTCCTGGAATTCAGCATTGGCTTTCTCCG carries:
- a CDS encoding LD-carboxypeptidase; the encoded protein is MQRRQFGKKMATALLAGSLINPGSVFAKGTQSKYKKVVKPAKLKPGDTIGLITPGSYISDEGLEKAVKNVESLGFKVKLSKNIRARRGFNAGTDLERLLDLHTMFVDKEVAGIWCARGGYGCTRLLPYIDYNLIKKHPKALIGYSDITALLNAIYLKTDLVGFHGPVGASELTDYTKENFLAVLVEGKASHVIQLSENNKTNEDTAYHARQIRYGKVEGRLIGGNLSLLASMSGTEWEPDYKDTITFIEDVGEKPYRIDRMLTQLSQTGNFKEAAALALGIFNDCGAPKEEDSLSLDETINGYLSELTLPSFYGLSFGHIKDQCTLPVGIMAELDTRLQTLTLMEEAVETKD
- a CDS encoding PorT family protein, giving the protein MKKIVMLGLIFLFIQNLNAQGDIRFGFQLSPAVSWLTTDNSKINSSGPNIGLKLGLNGEYYFRDNYAFTSGIGFHFNSGGTLLHQYGGTYWTKTDLPTGLDTMSNDVKLKYSIQYVEIPFGLKMRTKEFGFLRYFIDPAITLGFKTQARGKITDSGKVGAEDEKYDIRPEVNGINLCWGLTGGAEYNIGENSSLVFGLGFQMGFTDLTDDNGTVFDPEKGNRKENSKGLFRSIVLKLGVMF
- a CDS encoding ABC transporter ATP-binding protein, translating into MQVQIEARNLSKDFEQLRAVNDLSFEVKSGEIFGLLGPNGAGKTTTLRMLSGLLTPTEGDAFINGNSMKTQKINARKSLGFLTGDMDLYRRLKPLELLQYFGTLYEVPPKELKDRIERLAEVFGINDFKDRYCEKLSTGQKQRVSIVRTLVHDPSVVILDEPTTGLDIMASEFILQFIRKMAKEEGKTVIFSTHHLDEVERLCDRIAIIHEGGLRHYGTISEAKNVTGKSTLAEAFFSLVSAPLQ
- a CDS encoding ABC transporter permease — encoded protein: MRKNIITTIFKKEIKEVLRDKRMIYLIILLPFFTYPVLFTLIGKVGQSQQVKMAEEKVTLLVNPEAGDAPIVKSLEAMPNLNVQKIPFTREMIDTLSTTIGLQITENSELAGTINVEIFYDDSKDLVSIRKRQIVGMIKTYEEQIIQQRLAERGLDPDFIHPVEIQEVNLASDEQIAGKILGSFLPMLLLIFIFVGCVYIAIDITSGEKERKTLQTLFTAPIKVEEIIAGKFLAVFTIGLISAIMNVLSLMVAMFIQVKLMAGDELGSFTLSISTQGWLWIGLIVFLTTIFLAALTLAVVQLANSYKEAQSYVSPMMMVIIIPAVLSQMPGMELSMTTALIPMLNIALALGAVLKGTYDVVLISVVAASVLAYAVIALWLASRVFKNEDVTTGQKVSLKKIFR
- a CDS encoding glyceraldehyde-3-phosphate dehydrogenase, coding for MPKANQHVEIYHDELDDYMSRKKAAVDLQTYIGKLLVDKSVELVLFRNQITDITISDLLRLHKYAREVVQKEISIFDSSALAKDIFEMNLAPAKIDIGKLASEWASEKDNHASRKDFLHDKLNHCLVENSHPFVPRDVVLFGFGRIGRLAARELIRQGVGQQLRLRAIVLRSVDEKSIKKRADLFENDSVHGPFKGSVEIDYENMCLLINGQRIYIIASTDSSTIDYTAYGIKNALVIDNTGAYTTAETLKIHTQAKGVDMALLTAPGSGMPNIVYGINHKELDRENTTLYSAASCTTNAISPVLKVINDHLGIIKGHVETIHAYTNDQNLLDNMHKKPRRGRSAAINMVITSTGAGKAVAKVIPELEGKLTANAVRVPTPNGSLAILNLDIEKTTTNEEVLAIMKAAALKGNLVNQIYYSISEELVSSDIIGNDCCAVFDSPATLVSPSGKNIILYVWYDNEFGYTKQVIRLAKYIAKVGRNIYY
- a CDS encoding tetratricopeptide repeat protein, giving the protein MKSKIITLLMAALFCLNFQLSAQKIKNEKFDIAYTQLPAKPLDNEFTTYKVNFYGSGYVNGHSIFESGNLTQAGLEKNINLGGFKKVNGNAHVRVNVSVGNARVVKNEMATKVTESKSKDGKVSKTTSYYMEYHYYIPVKYMVYDYHGNLLHETYVTDAKDIEKIKGGSFNTYSKAYEDWKNRRLSKVNSSAASYVRNAVNSVNGDINYLYGYLARSEREELKVTKKFEDESFLQAYETAKAAFEKVKADAPAEALATDLKPAIDFWMNYDKYPVDDKNLKKVRYACLYNLAIAYYWMDDLENAEKYAKQCIEIDYKDGAVKRHVDKIEQLKKSFELNGVTSRHFAIDVASATPPSNNIDVAAPEEDEEDSASMTGTLVLANGDEIEGDVIVNTEDGNDLVFGPKGNIIFNYKVDGKEVANTLDPSEIQGFAFNGRSFKVMDFTPGAKGNKMAGKHLLEVIYDSPRIQLFKYYPFDDQLGDKKVEFALLKKGEPAPTSTSSTPFLLFKKGLAKYFEDCADLAELVGAGEIEHTEDGLIQAARIYAEVCVERP
- the nadC gene encoding carboxylating nicotinate-nucleotide diphosphorylase, translating into MDLSKKLDAFIDEALQEDIGNGDHTSLACIPKDKRDHARLLVKDSGVIAGVEVAKRIFEKVDPSSRFEVLIKDGSNVDFGDVVFEVECNTQALLKAERLALNTMQRMSGIATLSNRFVFEVEDLPVKLLDTRKTTPLIRFLEKWAVRLGGCTNYRDGLYDRFMVKDNHIDACGSIEKAIEKILEYKKTHNLDLPITVEVRNLVELHEVLNVGHIDRIMLDNFELPLMKEAVETVADRYEVEASGGITIHKVREVAKTGVDFISIGALTHSATSLDMSLKVVK